The genomic region ATTAATCGATAAATTATAAAGCACGTAATCTGAACTTTCTTCCTTCAAATCGCGGAGTTCTTTTCTCTGCTCTTTAAACCGATTGATAAGCATAGGATTTTTTTGACGTTTTAAATAAATTTCAGCTAACGCGTCAGCTTTTTCATAATCCTGCACACCACGCAAAGTTTGGATATACTTAAACAAATACTCGTTTTCCATCGCCTCTCCCTGGATTTTGTACAATTGGGCATACCATTTTAAAGCCTGTGGGATCTTACTAATAAAATAGTGAGCATCCCCGGCATTCTTAAGGGTTTCTATTTCTCTTTTATCAGTTTTTTCTAAATAATCATCATAAACTTTTGCGGCCTCTATATAATTCATCTCCTCAAATAATTGATCAGCATGCTTCACACGCTGTGCCTGAAGCGATATACCCAGAATCAAAAAAATCGATATTATATAGTAGTTTTTCATAGCGATTAAGATTAGAAAAAGCGAGGAGATTTAATTTTATTATTCCCTTTCAAAAGGTCAAAACGCAATAGAATCTCGTGAGTACCATCATTATACTTAGTAAAATCTGTAGTGGTGTAATCATATGAGTAGCCGACAAACAAACTTCTGGAGATTTGAAAACCAGCCAGCAGGCTTACCGAGTCGTTCCAACGATAAGCCGCTCCTAAATTCAGAAATTCCTGTAATAAAAAATTTGCTGATACATCTACAGAGACCGGTGCACCGCTAACGGCCTTCACTAAAAAAGCAGGCTTAAGTTTCAAGTTTCTATTGATATCGAATACATACCCTCCCATTATGAAATAATGTAAACGATTGGAAAGAACCGCCTCCTGTATATCATCATAATAATCTGAGCGGATAAAATTGGGGATCGATGCTCCAATATACCAGCGATCAGAATACCAATAAGCACCTGCCCCCAGTGAAGGCATGATCCTACTGTCGATATTGTTATTTAAAAGTACATCTTCTGGATCGTAAAATCGTCCTTTACTCCAATCTACATTTAAAACACGGGCGCCCCCCTTTACTCCAAAGGCAAGCTTAGTGTAATATCCGGTTTGAATAGTATAAGAGAAATTAGCATCAGCAAAGACTTCGCTCGAAGGACCAAGTTTATCATTCACGATATTAAGTCCCAACCCCATTTTTTCATTTCGAAGTGGAGAATGCATACTAAAGTTTTGAGTCTCTGGAGCTCCATCCACACCCACCCACTGGCTACGATAAAGCAATAGTGCTTGCAAGCTTCCCGTGCTTCCCGCATAAGCAGGGTTAATTGACATGGTATTAAACATATACTGTGTATAGTGTGGATCCTGCTGTGCTATCACCTCTTTTGTTAGCATGAGCATAAGGAGAACAAAGCAGGATTTTAAGTTTTTATATATATAAGCTGTATTCATAATTCTATGTTTTCTTTAAGATTTAATTTTATTGATACATTATCTCATTATATATAACCATCCCTGGATGTTTACATCTTCTACTTCTCCTCTTCCATCTACCTTTAGGACATAGTAATAAGTTCCTACCGGTAAAGGCTTGTTGGTGAATATCGCACCTTTATTTGCCGTGCCATCCCAATCATTTTGGTATCCCCTGGTTTCATATACCAGATCTCCGTAGCGATTGTAAACCTCTAACTTGTTATTTGGATAATTCTCAATACAATCAATTCTGAATACGTCGTTGGATCCATCATTATTGGGAGTAAATTCATTATAAACAAGAAGACAAATTGGATTAATTGTAATTTGCGCCTCATTATTAGCGGCATTAATATCTACTGGATCGCTAGATACGAGTTCTACCATATTCATATAATCGTCGCCTTCTAACACTTCTACCGTGACGCGAACTTCTGCGAACGCATTGGCTCTTAGCATTGGTATGCTCCATTCCTTACTTACCATACTGAATTCGCCCATTGCAGCGGTTACCGATTTTAATCGATATCCTGAATCAATTATATCACGAATCATGATATCCCTGAAATCACTATTCCCCAGATTATCAACCCTAATCGTGAAGGTAATATCATCACCAATCATTGGCGAGAGGTTATCTACGGAAATACTCAATGCAAGGTCTGAACAGTTGACTACGTTCACATCAATCATTTCCATAAGTTCTGTTGAGCAATTACCAGTATCCATGTATGAAACACTTACTGAAGTATTTAAAAGGCTTGTCCATCTTACGGTAACTGAATTATCAGACAATTCTCCGCCAGCTACAATTTCACCTCCATCAATATCCCACAAGTAATCTTCTTTACCGGAATCGGTAGTGTAAGTTACTTCCTGCATTAAACAAATTCCGTCTAAAAGACCATCTATAGTTGGTGCTATGTTTGTAGCTAAATTCACCCTTACCGCTAATAAGTCATTACTTGCACAGCCACTGGATGGATCAAAACCAGCATAATAGGTCATTCCATCTACCAGAATTTCTGTATCATCGAGTAAGGTATCCCCTTCTTCATCAGCATACCATACCACATTGCCTTCATTGGTCATCAAATCGGCTACCGTGGCTTCTCCACAAAAACTTTGGGTAGCCATATCCGTTGTAGGGGTTCCCGGATCGCTAACATTAACGGTAATCATTGCCGCTTCACCCGGTAGGTTTTCACATACACCGTCTCCGCTTACCGTTACATAGTAAGTGGTTGTTTGCGTGGGCATCACTTCTAAGTCGGTCAGTTCCATAGTCAGATCAGCATCTGTATAAAAGGTAAATACTGGATTCGTTATTGAGCTACTTGCCGCCAGTTCTACACTGCCGCCAGCACAGATATCGAAGTTCGTAGTCAACAGATCATCGGCGGTCGCAGTTGGTTGAATCTCCACCCTTACCGCTAATAAATCATTACTTGCACAGCCACTGGATGGATCAAAACCAGCATAATAGGTCATTCCATCTACCAGAATTTCTGTATCATCGAGTAAGGTATCCCCTTCTTCATCAGCATACCATACCACATTGCCTTCATTGGTCATCAAATCGGCTACCGTGGCTTCTCCACAAAAACTTTGGGTAGCCATATCCGTTGTAGGGGTTCCCGGATCGCTAACATTAACGGTAATCATTGCCGCTTCACCCGGTAGGTTTTCACATACACCGTCTCCGCTTACCGTTACATAGTAAGTGGTTGTTTGCGTGGGCATCACTTCTAAGTCGGTCAGTTCCATAGTCAGATCAGCATCTGTATAAAAGGTAAATACTGGATTCGTTATTGAGCTACTTGCCGCCAGTTCTACACTGCCGCCAGCACAGATATCGAAATTCGTAGTCAACAGATCACCGGCGGTCGCAGTTGGTTGAATCTCCACCCTTACCGCTAATAAGTCATTACTTGCACAGCCACTGGATGGATCAAAACCAGCATAATAGGTCATTCCATCTACCAGAACTTCTGTATCATCGAGTAAGGTATCCCCTTCTTCATCAGCATACCATACCACATTGCCTTCATTGGTCATCAAATCGGCTACCGTGGCTTCTCCACAAAAACTTTGGGTAGCCATATCCGTTGTAGGGGTTCCCGGATCGCTAACATTAACGGTAATCATTGCCGCTTCACCCGGTAGGTATTCACATACACCGTCTCCGCTTACCGTTACATAGTAAGTGGTTGTTTGCGTGGGCATCACTTCTAAGTCGGTCAGTTCCATAGTCAGATCAGCATCTGTATAAAAGGTAAATACTGGATTCGTTATTGAGCTACTTGCCGCCAGTTCTACACTGCCGCCAGCACAGATATCGAAATTCGTAGTCAACAGATCACCGGCGGTCGCAGTTGGTTGAATCTCCACCCTTACCGCTAATAAGTCATTACTTGCACAGCCACTGGATGGATCAAAACCAGCATAATAGGTCATTCCATCTACCAGAACTTCTGTATCATCGAGTAAGGTATCCCCTTCTTCATCAGCATACCATACCACATTGCCTTCATTGGTCATCAAATCGGCTACCGTGGCTTCTCCACAAAAACTTTGGGTAGCCATATCCGTTGTAGGGGTTCCCGGATCGCTAACATTAACGGTAATCATTGCCGCTTCACCCGGTAGGTTTTCACATACACCGTCTCCGCTTACCGTTACATAGTAAGTGGTTGTTTGCGTGGGCATCACTTCTAAGTCGGTCAGTTCCATAGTCAGATCAGCATCTGTATAAAAGGTAAATACTGGATTCGTTATTGAGCTACTTGCCGCCAGTTCTACACTGCCGCCAGCACAGATATCGAAGTTCGTAGTCAACAGATCACCGGCGGTCGCAGTTGGTAGTACATCTACTTCAAATGGAATTCTTTCCTGAATCAGACAACTATTCCGGGTAATTTCTAAATAAAATATTTGGCTGGTATTTATTTCTGACGTTGTAAAACTTCCGCCCGTGGCCAATAGAGTTCCTCCCGTTGGAGCATCGTACCAAGAGTATGATAATCCTGTTTCGGTTATGATATCAAAATTTATTGTTTCTCCGGCACATATTTCTACGATATCATTATCGACTTCCACTTCTGGCACCACAATATAGGCGCCATAGATATCTACACTGGTCAGGGCCGATACCAATCCCATATTACGGATCTCTACCCTGTCATAAGTGTTCTTTGCTTCGAAAATTGCATTGAACCTATTGCCAGACAGCAGACTTAAGTTCACTAAGGCATCATTAACATTTAATTGTTGTACCTGGGTCGTCCCGTTATACAAAGTCACCTGTATTCCGCCAAGTACCCCTATATCTGCAAGGCCTCCCGGAACAGCCAGATCCAAACGAATACTGTCGCCCGAAACTCCTGACTGTGGAAAAATAAGCTCCTGATATACCGAACCACTAACCCCTACTCCAAGGGTCAACCGGCTAAAATTATTGGGATCATTGTCCACGGCATTACCCGCATTGCTTACCCCACAACCTATACATAAAAGCCCGGAAATACCGTTGCCCTGTGCATTTGCTGCCGAACAATCCACAAGCGCTTCGATAGCTTCAACCACAAGAGTTACCTGGGTTGCTGTAGAGACCTGATTGGTAACAGGATCCCGTGATATTACCTCATAGGTGTAAGTCCCAGGTACCAGTGTGGATGGGGTCGTAAACTGATCCCCAACAAAAACTTCATCGCCTTGCTCATCAAACCATACATAGTCTACAGGGGAAGGATTATCACTACTGGCCATAAAACTTACGCTCTCCCCTTCTGAAATCGTCGCAGTAGCAGGTACCACTTTGGGTGGTAATAAATCCCCAAGTAAGGTAATGTTCGCACTCGTGGGTAAACTTATACATCCTGATCCGGAAACCGCTACTACACTATAACCGGACGAGGCGGTTACATCGGTTAGTTCATACGTCTCCCCCGTATGGACTATAGTGGATGTATCCCCCTCTGCATACCAGTTATAGGTTAGGCCAGTATCAGCATCGGCAACCTCAAAAGTTACATCTCCACCTGAGGCTACTTCAATAGAGCTTTCTACCAGTTGCGGTGCATCCGGAAGCGCTTCAACTTCTACACTTATCATTGTAGGTTCTGATTCCGTGGTACAACCTGCAAGGCTCTGGCTAACATAATAGCTATAGCTTCCCGAAGAAACATCGGATAGCTCATAATCCGTACCCGTATAGACCGGACTGCCACCACTGGATACAGAATACCACCGATAGGTGGAACCCGGCATAGGGCTTACCACAGATAAAGTCAAATCACCACCAGCACATAATTCCGCAATGCCACCCACAAGGGAAGGGGAAGTTAGCTCGGGTTTTGACGGGCTCTGCCCTATTTCATAAATATTTAAACCACTTAATGTCTCCAATAATCCACGACCAACGCTTATGCGTATCTTATCAAAAGATTGACTTATAGGCACGCTCAAAACTTGCTTATCAGAGCTTCCTCCTAATAAGGATAAACTAACTAACGAACTTCCTAAATCAATATCTGCTAGTTCCTGTCCGTTTAAAAAGGCCTTAATTTCAACTGAGGATGATAATAGACTAAGATCTAATAGCCCAGTAGCCTGACCTTGCAGAACAATCCTCGCTGATTCCCCAGGTAAACTATTTCTATTAAAAGGCACTTCTAAAAAGGCTTCTTCTAACAAGCTTACATTCGCCCTTAGCTCAGCACGTGAATTATCATCTCCATCTATAGCATTTGAAGGATTTCTTACCACATTTAATAAACTAGCTACATCCAGGCCATTCCCACTAACACCATATAATATATCCAAGGCTTCAGGACAACCAGTTTCTCCGGTATATTCATAATAAAAAGCCTCATAAACATTGAAGCTTGCGGCTAGACCTCCTAATGAGATCTTTACCCCATCATACGCTACTGATGGTATAAATGTTATTTCTCTTTGTTGTGGCCCTGATAATAAACTTGCTAAACTGCTTAGGCGGACTTCATTACCAACGGTGTTTCCTGTATTATTTATGGCACTCCCAACACCGTTAACGGCCTGTATAGTTACATTGTCTAACAGGGATAGTAATTGACTCTCTGATCCTACTTTTAGAGTTACCGGAGTACCTGCCGGAAGTTCTTTTCCAAATCTTAAACGTAATGAAGCCCTTGAAGAACCGGATAAAGATAACAAGGTATTCATTTGAGCATAAGTTTCCAGATTTTGATCTACAGCTGCATTTGCATTCTTTATATCTCTATTTAAAAGTACAGTGCTACTTGCTTGAAAAGTAGTTGCATACTTTCGCTCTTTAATATCTTGTGCAGAGCAAATCGTTGAAAAACTTAGCAGAAATAATAAAAATATAGAATAATAGGCTATTCCATATTGGGTTAGTAGTTTAGTTAATTTCATACACCTGAGATTTTTTGACGTATTAAAACCCAGATTAGCATGTACATAATATTCCTACCCCAGCTCTAAAACTAAAGCCAAGTATAAAATTGGAACTATCCAATTTATTACCTAAATGAATAAAACTTAAAGTAATACTAATCTATACCTAATCTATTTAGGAGGTTATAAATTAATCCTCTAGTAGGGTTTAGAGGTTGGAGTTAATAATGGGGAGAAAAATTAACTCAGGTTTTATTAAAAATTAATATGATAACAAATATGTAGAAGTGTTTTTATATTCTTAACATGTAGTCACTTCTATTATTAATCGAACATATTTTTTTCAATTTAAATACTGACTTAAAAATAGATCTTTACTTGTAAAAAGTAAAGAAAACAGCTGCGACAAAAGTACGACCATCATTTAAAAAGCTAATAATCAAAATATTAAAAATAAATATTTGTAAGATTAAACATACATTTAAATATCAATTAAGAACTAAAATTCATGTTCATCGTTAATTTTAGTAAGATAATCGTAGAAGTTTTCTTCAGAAGTTAAGCCCATTTTTTTTCTTAATCTGCTTTTTTTCTTTTGTACCGACCGGTGCTCAATAAAAGTGTATCTAGCAATTTCTTTTGTATCGAATTTTAGGTAAATCATCGCACAAAATTTCTTATCGGAAATAGTTAAATTGGAATGCTGTTTCATAAGGGCTCTATAAAAATCAGAATAGACTTCTTCAAATCTTTTCAAAAAGGTAGAGTCATTATTTTTAGCCATTATTATAACTTCTTCAAAAGCCTGATTGAGTTGATTTTTTAATTGCTTCGTTTCTTTTTCTTTTGCTATAGTGATCTTTTTTAAGTTTGCCCTGGTCATCAAAAAGAAATAAAAAAGGAAGCCTGATAAAGCTATAATTACACAACCTAAAAGGTTTACAGATGTTTTATTTGAATCTTCATTTTCTCCATAGCTTTCAGGGACTTCGGAGACTTTTCTCAACTTATCGAATAAAGCAATTGATCTTTCATTTTTCAATTTTGATATACTATCCAAAACTTCTTCATATTTTTTGCTATGATAATTTGCCTTTATAGTATCGTTTAATTTGAGGTAAGTTCTACCTAACTGATTATAAATATTTGGATAAAGAGACCAGTTTGCAGTTTGCTTTTCAATAATATCTAAACTTTTAAGATAGTTGGAAAGTGCCAGTTTATAATTCTGTTCTTTAAAATAAAATTCACCCAGATAATAAAAATGAGGAAATTTTTTAATGTAGTCGTTTTCATTGTTTAGACTTGAGTCCAGAAAAATAAGCGCTGAATCTGATTGATGGATGTGCTGATAGTATCCTCCTTTTAAAAGAAGATAATCATTATATTCCTTTGTTTTCTGGGGTTTTAAAAGAGAATCTGCATAGCGATCTGCACGTCTCATATATTTCTTTAAAGAATCAAGGTTCTTGGTAATACTATAATAATTACCTAAATTCAGAGCAATTCTCATCTTTAATAGATATTTATCATCCATTAATTGAAATGAGTTTAGTGTATCTAAAATATTTTCAGCCTTTTGTAGTTCCACAAAATATTGATCTTGCCAGCCATTATGCAAGTAATTGATTGCTAAATTTTCCCTGGTTTTAACTTCCAGGATCGGGTCGGTTTTAATATAAGTCTCCTGTAACACTTCATTAAAAAAATATAAACTGCTCTTATTCATTTCCAGACTAAACATCGCTCGGCCAATTTTATAATAGCTTTTTGCTTTGAATTCACTATTATTATTGTCATCTGCCCATTGCATCACCTGATAAGCATATGCTATCGATTCCATTTCTTTAGAAAACTCAAATTTTTTGTCGGAAAGTAATAATAAGCTATCCTGTTTTTGAAATACCTCCTGACCATAGAAAGGAGATGACAAGGATAAAACCGAAACTAAAAATAAAAGTATTTTAATATGAGCGCTTTGAAAAAAGTAATCATGTACCATCTGATAAATACAAAATTAAATTTTGATAATAATAACCTGGACCATCTAAGCAAGAGCATTCCTATAGATTTCCGTTTTTGAAAAACTTGTTCTAGGATTGCCTTACTACGATTGATTATCTACAATAAAAAATCCTTTTTTTGTTTAATAATACTTACGTAAAAACCCAGCTGGTGGACTGAGTTTTTTTCGTAATCATCTACTTCTCAAGTAAATAATAATAAAAAACACTAAGTGAATAACCTATAGAATGCATAGGTTATAGTTGATATGCATATGGCCAAAAATTATGGATTATCATATAAACATTAATAAAAATCCAATATCCTAATTTTTTTTACTAAAAACAGATCCTGTTTTGCTAAACGTTTATTAATTTTTTCTATTTATTTTCCAATACCCCAATGAATCCCCAAAAAATACGGTTAAAATAAACTGTTATTTTTTTCTCAATTATTATCAGGTTTTAGGCTATACATAATTGATTTACAGAAGCTATAAACCTATATTCCAAGCCTTTAATCAAAAAAACTGCTTTAAGTTATATTTATTATAAATTGTTATAGTAGCAATTTGATGTAGTATCTACTATTTTTAAGATTTTAATACCTGCTAAATCTTAAGGTAGCCATTTTGATTTCTTAAGAATATGCAGCTCAGGTGTAGAAACGCTTAAGTTTATTATTTAAGCGTTTTCATATATTTTTTAATTGACCGGTTTTTGGTTTCATCTAACAGGAAAATTTTAAAGTTCAAAATAACATACTTGAAACTTAAAGAAATAAGTCCTCATATATTTTCATAGTAAACTACTCAGGAATAAATTCTTAAAACATTTATTGTTACATGATCTTTTATTTCGAGATTTCTCTGTTCCAAATTCTCAACCACCAAATATGGCAGTTCACACTATCCCTTTTTGCTTATTTTACGAGAGGTTTAATTTTTTAGCATTAATTTATCTTTATAGAAAATTTTATGAGTACCCGTTAGATTGGCAGATGGCTGTATTTTGAATTTATAAGACGGAAGAGTGTTTTTAGAATGCTTGAACTTCAAAAAATTAGCCCAACATTGTCCCTATATCAATTCCGGTAGAATAACTAAGCAATAAGGATAGTAGAACATCGAATTTTTATTAGGAATGATATCATTTCAGCCAGGCTTTATGTATGTTTGTCATTCTATTCCTTGTTTTAAATTACAGTTCTTGCTGCTAAGACCATACTACAAATTATGAATAAAAATTTATTGCTTTTCGCCTTCTTCCTTACTGCTTTATTTAGTGCCTGCCATAAAAATGATGATCAGGAGCCGCTACCCAATAGTATCGCAAATCGCACCAACCTTATTTATATTGTAGCCGATAACAATTTAAGTGCTTATGCCAGCCGGGATATTGAAGAAATGATTATGGGGTATAAAAATGTAGACCAACCAGAACTTAATAACCTGCTGGTATATATTGATGATTATTCTACCCCCCGCTTACTCCAGATCAAAAAACAGGGTTCACAGGTAATTACCGATACCATTTATAATTATACCGAGCATAATTCGGTAAGCAAAGAAGTTATGTCTTATATTATTGGTCAGGTTTTAGAGGAATACGAAGCTAAATCTTACGGGCTGAGCTTTTGGTCGCACGGCGACGGTTGGCTTCCGGCTACTGACCAGGCAAAAACAACGGTTAATTCTAGAGCTTTTGGAGAAGATAGGGATAATAATATGTATGGCGAAGGCAAACGAATGGAT from Zunongwangia profunda SM-A87 harbors:
- a CDS encoding PorP/SprF family type IX secretion system membrane protein; this encodes MNTAYIYKNLKSCFVLLMLMLTKEVIAQQDPHYTQYMFNTMSINPAYAGSTGSLQALLLYRSQWVGVDGAPETQNFSMHSPLRNEKMGLGLNIVNDKLGPSSEVFADANFSYTIQTGYYTKLAFGVKGGARVLNVDWSKGRFYDPEDVLLNNNIDSRIMPSLGAGAYWYSDRWYIGASIPNFIRSDYYDDIQEAVLSNRLHYFIMGGYVFDINRNLKLKPAFLVKAVSGAPVSVDVSANFLLQEFLNLGAAYRWNDSVSLLAGFQISRSLFVGYSYDYTTTDFTKYNDGTHEILLRFDLLKGNNKIKSPRFF
- a CDS encoding Ig-like domain-containing protein translates to MKLTKLLTQYGIAYYSIFLLFLLSFSTICSAQDIKERKYATTFQASSTVLLNRDIKNANAAVDQNLETYAQMNTLLSLSGSSRASLRLRFGKELPAGTPVTLKVGSESQLLSLLDNVTIQAVNGVGSAINNTGNTVGNEVRLSSLASLLSGPQQREITFIPSVAYDGVKISLGGLAASFNVYEAFYYEYTGETGCPEALDILYGVSGNGLDVASLLNVVRNPSNAIDGDDNSRAELRANVSLLEEAFLEVPFNRNSLPGESARIVLQGQATGLLDLSLLSSSVEIKAFLNGQELADIDLGSSLVSLSLLGGSSDKQVLSVPISQSFDKIRISVGRGLLETLSGLNIYEIGQSPSKPELTSPSLVGGIAELCAGGDLTLSVVSPMPGSTYRWYSVSSGGSPVYTGTDYELSDVSSGSYSYYVSQSLAGCTTESEPTMISVEVEALPDAPQLVESSIEVASGGDVTFEVADADTGLTYNWYAEGDTSTIVHTGETYELTDVTASSGYSVVAVSGSGCISLPTSANITLLGDLLPPKVVPATATISEGESVSFMASSDNPSPVDYVWFDEQGDEVFVGDQFTTPSTLVPGTYTYEVISRDPVTNQVSTATQVTLVVEAIEALVDCSAANAQGNGISGLLCIGCGVSNAGNAVDNDPNNFSRLTLGVGVSGSVYQELIFPQSGVSGDSIRLDLAVPGGLADIGVLGGIQVTLYNGTTQVQQLNVNDALVNLSLLSGNRFNAIFEAKNTYDRVEIRNMGLVSALTSVDIYGAYIVVPEVEVDNDIVEICAGETINFDIITETGLSYSWYDAPTGGTLLATGGSFTTSEINTSQIFYLEITRNSCLIQERIPFEVDVLPTATAGDLLTTNFDICAGGSVELAASSSITNPVFTFYTDADLTMELTDLEVMPTQTTTYYVTVSGDGVCENLPGEAAMITVNVSDPGTPTTDMATQSFCGEATVADLMTNEGNVVWYADEEGDTLLDDTEVLVDGMTYYAGFDPSSGCASNDLLAVRVEIQPTATAGDLLTTNFDICAGGSVELAASSSITNPVFTFYTDADLTMELTDLEVMPTQTTTYYVTVSGDGVCEYLPGEAAMITVNVSDPGTPTTDMATQSFCGEATVADLMTNEGNVVWYADEEGDTLLDDTEVLVDGMTYYAGFDPSSGCASNDLLAVRVEIQPTATAGDLLTTNFDICAGGSVELAASSSITNPVFTFYTDADLTMELTDLEVMPTQTTTYYVTVSGDGVCENLPGEAAMITVNVSDPGTPTTDMATQSFCGEATVADLMTNEGNVVWYADEEGDTLLDDTEILVDGMTYYAGFDPSSGCASNDLLAVRVEIQPTATADDLLTTNFDICAGGSVELAASSSITNPVFTFYTDADLTMELTDLEVMPTQTTTYYVTVSGDGVCENLPGEAAMITVNVSDPGTPTTDMATQSFCGEATVADLMTNEGNVVWYADEEGDTLLDDTEILVDGMTYYAGFDPSSGCASNDLLAVRVNLATNIAPTIDGLLDGICLMQEVTYTTDSGKEDYLWDIDGGEIVAGGELSDNSVTVRWTSLLNTSVSVSYMDTGNCSTELMEMIDVNVVNCSDLALSISVDNLSPMIGDDITFTIRVDNLGNSDFRDIMIRDIIDSGYRLKSVTAAMGEFSMVSKEWSIPMLRANAFAEVRVTVEVLEGDDYMNMVELVSSDPVDINAANNEAQITINPICLLVYNEFTPNNDGSNDVFRIDCIENYPNNKLEVYNRYGDLVYETRGYQNDWDGTANKGAIFTNKPLPVGTYYYVLKVDGRGEVEDVNIQGWLYIMR
- a CDS encoding transcriptional regulator, encoding MESIAYAYQVMQWADDNNNSEFKAKSYYKIGRAMFSLEMNKSSLYFFNEVLQETYIKTDPILEVKTRENLAINYLHNGWQDQYFVELQKAENILDTLNSFQLMDDKYLLKMRIALNLGNYYSITKNLDSLKKYMRRADRYADSLLKPQKTKEYNDYLLLKGGYYQHIHQSDSALIFLDSSLNNENDYIKKFPHFYYLGEFYFKEQNYKLALSNYLKSLDIIEKQTANWSLYPNIYNQLGRTYLKLNDTIKANYHSKKYEEVLDSISKLKNERSIALFDKLRKVSEVPESYGENEDSNKTSVNLLGCVIIALSGFLFYFFLMTRANLKKITIAKEKETKQLKNQLNQAFEEVIIMAKNNDSTFLKRFEEVYSDFYRALMKQHSNLTISDKKFCAMIYLKFDTKEIARYTFIEHRSVQKKKSRLRKKMGLTSEENFYDYLTKINDEHEF